In Rhodococcus pseudokoreensis, the DNA window GAGAGCGGTGGCGTGCAACGCGGGCAGCAGGGTCGACGGCGCATCGGCGCCGAACGCGGTGGTGACCGACAGCGCGCCGATCGCGGTGCCGTCGTCGGCGAGGATCGGCACGGCGACCGCCGTCGAGTCGGGGGAGATCCAGCGGCGGGCGACGACGTAACCGGTGCGCCGGGTCTCGTTCACGATCCGCAGTAGTTCGGTCCGGTCGACGACGGTGTGCTCGGTGAACCGGGTGATCTTGCCGGTCGCCAGGATGTGCTCCCGCACCTCCGGCGGAGAGAACGCCACCAGCGCGATCCCCGGGGACGACGCCAGCGCGGGAAGCCGCACCCCCGGCTGAGTCACGTTGGTGACACCCGGTTGCCGCGTCGTCAGCGTTTCCAGGTTGAGGACGTCGTTGCGGTCGAGTACCGACAGCAGCGTGGGGGCCTGCACCGCCGACCGCAGGTCCTCCATGTACGGCAGGGCGACCTCCCGGAGCGTGAGGGCGCTCGACGACCGGGCCACCACCTCCCACAGTCGGGTGCCGATGCGAAGCCTGCGGTCGGGGTCGCGTTCGAGGAATCCCACGTCGACGAGTTCGGCCACGATCCGATGCGCCGACGGCATCGGGATCGCGGTCCTGCGCGCGATCTCCGACGCCGTCAGGGCGCCGCCCGCCCCCTTGAACGCCTCGAGCACCTCGACGACCCGCTCGATCATCGATTCACCGCGAGTGGGCATCGAAACTCCTGGGGCATCGAGCGTGTCTCGAGCGACTCGGGGCAGTCCCGACCCTCGTCCTGCGCAGATTGTCACGCGCCATTCGGCGGCACCAAGATGAGCGGCTACGGCGCTCGAAGTAATGGGGCCTTTTCGTCGGCCGGGTGCGCCGGGCTGTCGTGAACAGCTGAATGGTGCGAGAAAGTGGGCGATCAGCCCGCGTTGGCCTCGGCGTCGGTGTCCCACAGCCCGCGCTGCTCGAGTTCGTCGATCAGGTGATCCGCGCCGTCCAGGATGTGCGACTCCATGATCGTCTTCGCCCGCTTGCCTGCGTGCTTCTTCAACGCATCGAGCAGGAGGGGGTGTTCCTCCTGGGTCGTGGTGACGTGACCCTCGATGGTGGCGTAGAAGCGGTTCGGAAGATTCGTGACGACGGAACCGAGGAGGCGGGCGAGGCGCGGTGAGTCCGCGATCAGGTTGATCTTTCGGTGGAACGCGTGCCCGAGGGAGGAAATTCGCTCCGTGTCGCCCTGTGCGATGGCGTCCTCGTGCTCCTTCAGGATTCCCTCGAGTTCGGCGATCTGCTGGGGCGTGATGTTCTTGGCGGCCCGTGCGGCCAGTTCGGCGGCCAGCTGAGCCTGGGCCCAGAACAGATCACGCACGTCCTGCTTCGTGAACGGGGCCACGACGAAGCCGCGCCGGGGGACCATTTCCACGAAGCCTTCGCTCCGAAGGGCGAGGAGTCCTTCGCGGACGGGTGTCGTGCTGACTCCGACGGCTTCGGCGATCCGCTCGATGCGGAGGAAGTCGCCGGCACGCACCTCGCCGGAGATGATCATCTCGCGGACGTACGTGGCAACTTCCTCGGGCAGTTGCTGTCGTCTTGACCTGTCATTCAGGGGCATCGTCGGTCGCACCTTCCCGGATTCGAAAGACTCGACATAATGTACCATCCGCGCCCGCGTGGTCGACCGCAGCCCGGAGCCGCGGCCGGAGATTGCCGATTCCCGGGCGTGAAAGCGCTCGTACTTCCCGCCGCAATCTCGCGAGTCGAGTCGATCACAATTCGAAGTCGACATAATCCACGACACATCATATATTGCTCCGAGTGTGATCTGTGTCGCACCGACTGTCGGTGCGACGAGCGAGAGGGACCTGATGAGCACAACGAAGGATTGGGCGTCGCGCGTGGGAATGCGCCCGTATCAGATTGCATCCGTGGTCTTCTGCATGTTCCTGAACATGCTGGACGGATACGACGTCCTCGTGATGGGTTTCGCGATGCCGCACCTGCCGGAGGGCTTCGCGACCAATCCGGAGAAGGGCTACCTGATCAGTGCCGCCCTCGCCGGGATGGCGGTCGGCGCGATCGGCCTCGCCCGCTTCGCCGACGTCATCGGCAGGCGGCGCATCCTGCTGGTCGGCCTCGCGGCCAACACCCTGGGCCTGACTGCGTCGGCGCTCTCGAACGGTTTCGCGATGCTCCTGGCGACCCGCTTCGTCACCGGCATCGCGATCGGCACGATCAGCGTCGTCATCATCGTCCTGTGCCAGGAGGTCGTCCCGGCCAATCGGCGAAGTGTGGCGCTCGGCCTGGTCATGGTCGGCTATCCGCTCGGCACGACGCTCGCGGGTTTCGCGGGCGCCGGACTCGTGGCACTGGCAGGCGGGGCGTGGCAGGGCATGTTCTGGATCGGCGCCGCGCTGGGCGTCGTATCGTTCGTGGTGACCGCTGCGTTCCTCCGCGAATCGGACGACTTCCTGGCCCGCAAGGGAACGACGACGGAAGCTGATCGGGCGATCCCCGCGCCGCAGAGCGAGGTCCGTCTGCTCGGCCGGGAACTGCGATCGCGCACAGTCCTCCTGACATTCGGATACTCGATGCTCACCGCCGGGTACTACTTCGTCGGCACCTGGACGCCGCAACTGATCAAGGACGCCAGTGGTGACGCGGGGAGCGGTGCGCTGGCCGGCATCATGATCAGCTTCGGTGCGGTGGTCGGAGGATGCCTGTTCGGCGCGTTCGGGTTGCGGTTCCCCGGCGCGCAGATCGCGGTGATCACGTCGGCCGTGTCCGCCGTGGCAATTGCCGGGTTCGCACTCACGCTGCAGGGACCGTTCGCACTGGCCATGGCCGGACTTCTCGGCGGAGGCACCTTCGCGGCCATGTCCGGGTTCACCTCCACGTCGACGGCGGCGTACCCGGTGCTCGCGCGCGCCAAGGGCTACGGAGCGATGATGGGTGTGGCCCGCGGAGGTGCGATTCTGTCGCCGATCGTCGCCGGGTACGCGCTCAGCGTCATGACTCCGCGGGCGATGTACCTCGCGGTCATCGTGCCTCTCGTGCTCGCGGCCGTCGCGGCGATCGCTCTCACCCGCATCACCCGAGACCAGGTCGTCGGCGAGTCGAGCCGGACGGCCCCGGCGCTCGCCACGACCGAGTAGGCGCGGGACGAGGAAGGGCCGCTCGGGAGTTCCCGGGCGGCCCTTCTTTGTGTGCGGGTGGTCAGTCGAACAGGATGACGCCGCGGATGTTCTTGCCGTCCTTCAGGTCCCGGTAGCCCTGGTTGATGTCGTCGAGCCGGTAGGTGCGCGTGATCATGTCGTCGAGGTTGAGCTGTCCGGCCCTGTACATGTTCAGCAGCCGGTTCACGTCCCACGTGCCGTTCGTCGAGCCGAAGACGCAGCCCTGCAGACGCTTCTGCGAGAGGGTGAGGTCGGCGACCGGAATCGGGAGACCGATCCGGGAATGCTCACCGACCGCGGTGACGACGACGGTGCCCGCCTTGCGCACCGAGGTGAGTGCCTGGGCGACGTGCTCGGGTTCGAGCACACCGACGGTGATGACGAGGGCGTCCGCGCCCTGACCGTTGGTGTACTGCTTTGCGAGTTCGGCTCCCTCCTCGATGGTCGCGACGGCGTGGGTGGTCAATCACGACATCGACGACTGGAACCGCCTCCGCGCCAACGGACGGCAGGTCGTCTAGGTCCCGGACCTCGTGGTCGCTAGACTCGGGTGATGGACATCCGGGACGCCGAATACCTGGTTGCCGTTGCCGATCACGGCAGCGTCACCGAGGCTGCGCGGGCGCTGTTCATCGCGCAGCCGTCGCTGTCGCAGGCGATCCGCACTCTCGAACGCGATCTCGGTGTCGAACTGTTCGATCGCGGGGGACGGAAACTGCGGATCACCCCGGCAGGCGCGTCGTTCGCGCACGCGGCGCGCCAGGTGCTCGCGGATGTCGAGCGGGCGCGGGCCGTCGTGCACGACGTCGCCGAACTACGGTCCGGAACGCTCACGATCGCGGTTCTCAATTCGCTTGCCGCCGATCCGCTTCCCCGTCTCGTCGGCCGGTTCCACCGGCAGTTCCCGAGGGTGGTCCTGTCCACGGTGTCGGCGGACGGTCCCGACGGCGTCGGCCGCGCGGTCCGGTCGGGGGAGTGCGACCTCGGGCTCACCGAACTGCTCGTCGACCAGCAGGGCCTCGAGTTCCGGACAGTGGGCGACCAGGAGATCGTGCTCGCACTGCACGCCGATCTGGCGATCGAACTCCCCGATCCGGTGCCCGTCGGCCTGCTCGCCGACATTCCGATGATCGTCGAGATCGGTTCGCGCCCAAGACTGCCGGTGAACAACATCGCCGTCGAATGTGCGCATCGCCAGTCGATGTGGGAACTGGTGGTCCAGGGGGCGGGGGCGACCCTGCTCCCGCGGCGCGTCGCCGAGCAGGAACTGCCGGGTGTCGTGGTCCGCTCGCTCGCGCCGCCCGAGGTGCGTACCGTCGGGTTCGTCCATCGGCCGGATCCGCTTCCGCCTGCAGCGGCGGCGTTCATCACTGCGCTCGACGAGACTCACGGCGCAAGCGTGCCGAGGAACGCGCGTCCGGCGGGCGACAGTCTGGCCTCGTCGTAGATCACCCCGTACGGGACGGTGATCGGCGGGTCGAGAGGGCAGATCCGTGCGCCGCCGCCGGCGGCCCGCTCCGCAAGGGTGCGTTCCATGAACGACATTCCCACACCTTCGACGACGAACGCGCCGACGGCTTCCCGCTGCTCGACGACGGCCGACAGCGTCGTCCGGCTCCCCGCGGCCTGCAGCGCCTTCTCGATGACGGTCCGCGAAGACGATTCCTTGGGTAACCCCACCACGGGAATGTCCGGAAGATCACCGAGCGGGAACGGATCTCGCCACACGATCTCGGCGTCGTGCGGAACCACCAGCCAGTATTCGTGGATTCCGAGGACGCGCGTCGTCAATCCCGGTGCGGAAAAAGGGAAATGACTGAAGGCGATCTCGCAGTGCCCGTCCCGGATCAGCGACGCGACGACGTCGACGGGACGCAGGTCGGCGAGCCGGACGACGACACCCGGATACTGCTTGCGGAAGGACCCGATCAGTTCCGTGACAGGGCCTTCCGCGACGTGCGCCGACGCGCAGATGTCGAGGCGGCCGCGCGGCAGACCCGAGACGTCGACGAGCGAACTCTCGGCGGCCACCAGGTCGCGCACGATCTGCCGGGCAGGGCCGACGAACGCCTTTCCCGCCGCGCTCAGCACCAGGCCGCGGCCGACGCGATG includes these proteins:
- a CDS encoding IclR family transcriptional regulator — translated: MPTRGESMIERVVEVLEAFKGAGGALTASEIARRTAIPMPSAHRIVAELVDVGFLERDPDRRLRIGTRLWEVVARSSSALTLREVALPYMEDLRSAVQAPTLLSVLDRNDVLNLETLTTRQPGVTNVTQPGVRLPALASSPGIALVAFSPPEVREHILATGKITRFTEHTVVDRTELLRIVNETRRTGYVVARRWISPDSTAVAVPILADDGTAIGALSVTTAFGADAPSTLLPALHATALGISRATRTADGPRLTLLKQQIRHATEVP
- a CDS encoding LysR family transcriptional regulator: MESRHVEYFLATVDNDGLALAAEALGVTKPSLSKGLRNLERDLGVDLFHRVGRGLVLSAAGKAFVGPARQIVRDLVAAESSLVDVSGLPRGRLDICASAHVAEGPVTELIGSFRKQYPGVVVRLADLRPVDVVASLIRDGHCEIAFSHFPFSAPGLTTRVLGIHEYWLVVPHDAEIVWRDPFPLGDLPDIPVVGLPKESSSRTVIEKALQAAGSRTTLSAVVEQREAVGAFVVEGVGMSFMERTLAERAAGGGARICPLDPPITVPYGVIYDEARLSPAGRAFLGTLAP
- a CDS encoding GntR family transcriptional regulator — encoded protein: MPLNDRSRRQQLPEEVATYVREMIISGEVRAGDFLRIERIAEAVGVSTTPVREGLLALRSEGFVEMVPRRGFVVAPFTKQDVRDLFWAQAQLAAELAARAAKNITPQQIAELEGILKEHEDAIAQGDTERISSLGHAFHRKINLIADSPRLARLLGSVVTNLPNRFYATIEGHVTTTQEEHPLLLDALKKHAGKRAKTIMESHILDGADHLIDELEQRGLWDTDAEANAG
- a CDS encoding LysR family transcriptional regulator; amino-acid sequence: MDIRDAEYLVAVADHGSVTEAARALFIAQPSLSQAIRTLERDLGVELFDRGGRKLRITPAGASFAHAARQVLADVERARAVVHDVAELRSGTLTIAVLNSLAADPLPRLVGRFHRQFPRVVLSTVSADGPDGVGRAVRSGECDLGLTELLVDQQGLEFRTVGDQEIVLALHADLAIELPDPVPVGLLADIPMIVEIGSRPRLPVNNIAVECAHRQSMWELVVQGAGATLLPRRVAEQELPGVVVRSLAPPEVRTVGFVHRPDPLPPAAAAFITALDETHGASVPRNARPAGDSLASS
- a CDS encoding MFS transporter, with product MSTTKDWASRVGMRPYQIASVVFCMFLNMLDGYDVLVMGFAMPHLPEGFATNPEKGYLISAALAGMAVGAIGLARFADVIGRRRILLVGLAANTLGLTASALSNGFAMLLATRFVTGIAIGTISVVIIVLCQEVVPANRRSVALGLVMVGYPLGTTLAGFAGAGLVALAGGAWQGMFWIGAALGVVSFVVTAAFLRESDDFLARKGTTTEADRAIPAPQSEVRLLGRELRSRTVLLTFGYSMLTAGYYFVGTWTPQLIKDASGDAGSGALAGIMISFGAVVGGCLFGAFGLRFPGAQIAVITSAVSAVAIAGFALTLQGPFALAMAGLLGGGTFAAMSGFTSTSTAAYPVLARAKGYGAMMGVARGGAILSPIVAGYALSVMTPRAMYLAVIVPLVLAAVAAIALTRITRDQVVGESSRTAPALATTE
- a CDS encoding zinc-binding dehydrogenase: MTTHAVATIEEGAELAKQYTNGQGADALVITVGVLEPEHVAQALTSVRKAGTVVVTAVGEHSRIGLPIPVADLTLSQKRLQGCVFGSTNGTWDVNRLLNMYRAGQLNLDDMITRTYRLDDINQGYRDLKDGKNIRGVILFD